TCGGCGTCGACCAAGCCCGAGCCAATCCGCTCGGCGGGCATATCCTGCGCGGACAGGTTCAGCTCGACGCGCGGTTGCAGGATTAGACGCTGGGTGATGCGCTGGTCGTAATAGCCTTCGAGCCGGCCGAGCACGTCGCCTTTGTCGGAGAGGAAGACGGCACCCTCGACCTCGAACCAATAGGGCGCCAGCCCCTCGAACCCGACCGTCGCATACGTGCGCCGTGGCTTGGGCTGGAAGTCCTGGCGCACGCCCGCCTGAAAGTTGAAATAGGGACCGATCGCGCGGCTGTAGAGCGCCTGCACCTCCGCGGACTCCACACCTTCGCGGAAGATGCCTTCGCCTTCGGACTTGATGGTCAAGCGGTTGATGTCGCCGCCGAACCATGCCTCGCCGCCCCAGCGGTAGCCATCGCGGCCGTTGCGGAACTGAGCTTCGGCGATGTTGAGCATGACCTGGGAGTATGACATGCCGCCATGCTCACGCATCAGCCCCGAACGGACGGGCGCCATCGCGTCGGCACCCCATATGCGATCAGCATAGGTGGCTGGCACCGGCGCCGGTGCCGGGGCGTTGCCGGCGGGCAGCGCGGTGCCGCTCGGCGCCAATACGTCCATGTCTTGTGATCGGTCCGCCGGGGCGGCCGGTTTGGGTGTGCAGTGGCCCATCGCGGCATGTTCGGGCGGGCACGACGGATCGCTCGCCGCTGCGGCAGGCACTGCGCCGCCCATCTGCGACATGTCATGGCCAGCGGGCGCTGCGCTACCCTTTGTTGGCGCGCAATGGCCCATTGCCGCGTGTTCCGGCGGGCAAGATGGATCGGCGGAGGGCGGTGCAGACGGTGCGACGACCTGACCTTGGGCTGGCGAATGGTCCATGTGCTGCGCGGTGGCGGGGGCGGCAATTGCCAGCGCCGAGCTGGCGGTGAGGAGAGCAAACCCGTTCATGCCGCGTCTCCTTCGCGCGGTCGCACCGTGATGACCTGCATCATGCCGGCATGCATGTGGTAGAGCAGGTGGCAGTGGAACGCCCAGTCGCCGACAGCATCCGCAGTAAAGTCGAACGTCACTGTGCCGCCGGGCTGGACCTGCACCGTATGCTTGCGCGGCGCATGATCGCCATGCCCCGTCACCAGCTCGAAGAAATGGCCGTGGAGGTGGATCGGGTGGCCCATCATCGTGTCGTTGACGAGCGTGATTCGCACCCGTTCGTCCTTCAGGAACGGGATCGGCGCCTTTACCTCGTTGAGCTTCACGCCGTCGAACGCCCACATATAGCGTTCCATGTTGCCGGTCAGGTGGATGCGCATCGACCGATCGGGCGCGCGCACATCTGGGTTCCGGTCGACCGCCATCAGGTCGCGATAGACCAGCACCTTGTGGCCGACATCGCGCAGCCCCTGTCCCGGCTCGCCGGTGCGGTCGACCGGCATCGGCGAAATCGTCTGAACGGTCGGCGTATCCTTGACCTCCGGCGCCACCGACAGGTCGCGCATCGAGTGGTTCATCCCACCGGCCCCGTGCCCCATCGCGCCGTGATCCATGCCTCCGCCGGCAGCAGCGGGCGTGCAATGGCCCATCGCAGCGTGTTCCGGCGGACAGGCTGGATCGCCCGCCGGGGCGGCTTGGTCGGTCGCGCCATGGTCCATCACTGGCATCGCGCTGTGGTCCATGCCGCCCATGCCCATATCTTTCATGTCGGCGAGCGGGCGCTGGCGTAGTGGCGGCACTTCGGCCGCCATGCCCTCGCGCGGGGCGAGCGTCGCGCGCGCCATGCCGGAGCGATCGACCGTTTCACCGATCAACGTGTAGGCACGATCGTCGGTCGGCTGGACGATGACGTCATAGGTCTCGGCGACGGCCATCTGGAACTCGTCGACGGTGACGGGGCGCACGGGCAGGCCGTCGGCCTGGACGACCGTCAGCTTGAGACCGGGGATGCGCACGTTGAACGTGGTCATCGCTGAGGCGTTTACGAACCGCAGCCGCACGCGCTCGCCGGGGTTGAACAGCCCGGTCCAATTGTCGCGCGGGCCGTGACCGTTGACGAGATAGGTATAGGTCGACCCGGTCACGTCCGAGACGTCGGTCGGGTCCATGCGCATCGCACCCCAGGCGAGGCGGTCTGCCAGCGATTGATCCCGTCCTGAGAGCAGGCCGGCCAACGTCTGCTTCTGATAATTGAAATAGCCGCCCTGCTGCTTGAGCTTCGTGAAGATGGTGTGCGGGTGCATTGGACTATGGTCGGAGAGCACGATCACATGCTCGCGGTCCGACGCGATCGGATCTTCGCCCCTGGGGTCGATGACGATCGGCCCGTAATGGCCGAGCTGTTCCTGTAACCCCGAATGGCTGTGATACCAGTAGGTGCCGGACTGGATCACCGGAAACTCGTAAATGAAGGTCGAGCGCGGCTTGATGCCGGGGAAGCTAACGCCCGGCACGCCGTCCATGTGGAACGGTAGGATCAGGCCGTGCCAGTGGATCGAGCTGTCCTCGTCCAGCGCGTTTTCGACGTGAAGGCGCACGGTCTGCCCCTCGCGCAGCCGGATGAGCGGTGCGGGCACGGTGCCGTTGATCGCGATCGCATGACTCTCGCGACCGTCGATCGTCATCATCTGCTCCGCGATGCGCAAATGGATGTTTTCGCCCGAAACGGTGGGCAGCGGGCGAATGATGCCCGGCGACACGGATTGCGCCCAAGCGGGAAGCCATGCGGTGAGCGCGGCGGTGCTACCGATCGCGGCGGTGCCGCGCAATAGGGCACGGCGGTCGATTACTAAGTCCATGTCGTCTCCCGAACCCGAAGGGATGGAAAGACATGACTTATCAACCTTCCCAGTATGGCAAGGTCAAGGTTTAATTGCAGCTCGGACGAAAAGAGATGTGTGTAGCGGCTCTCTGATTAGCGCAAGAATTCGCCCGGGTCGAGCGTGCCAAGCCAGGCGACCAGTACGAGGATTAGGATCGCCGCCGTCGTTTCGAGCATGATGCTCAGCCGGATGCGTCGCTCGGCAGGCCATGCGCCAGCATCGCTGCCCGCTGCGGCGAGCGCGGGCGTGAGCCGCCAGCGGTTGATCGCGGCGAGGCCGAGCATCGCGCCGAACAGCGCGAGCTTGGCGAGCAGCAAACGGCCATAGGTCGTTTGCGGCATGGCTGGCAGGCCGGCGATGCCTAGGATCGACACGAGGTTGACCGCGCCGCTCGCGATCATTGTTGCCACCACGACCGAGCCCGTGCGCGCGAAGCCACCGAGCGCGGCCACCGCCATCGCCCGCTCCCGCTCTCGGCGGAGCGGCCGGAACACGCACGCGGCGAGGATGACGAGTGCGCCGAGCCAGACGCCGGCAGCGAGCAGGTGAGCGATGTCGGCTGCGCGGTGCAGCGTGCCCGCCGTGCCTTCCGTCGCAGCGGCATGGCCGGACCAGGCCAGTGTCGCGACCGCCACGGCGGCCGAGACCACGACCACAAGGCGTCCGCGGCCCATCAGCACGAGCGTCGCGACCAGCAGCAAGGCAACGGCGCGCACGGCGGACGCTGTTCCGATCGGCGTCTCGCGCAGCACGAATGAGAGCGTGCCGCGGTCAAGGTCCAACAGCCCAGCTCCCGTCATCGCCGCAACGGTCATCCAGAGCGCCGCCGCCGAGACGACGAGACCGACCAGCGCGAGCGCGATGACAACGCCGCGACGGGGCGCGAGCTGCGCAGCGGGGCGCGCGTGGAAAGGCCAGGCCGCGACCCCGAACAGGATCAGCAGATCGGCGTAGAGGACAAACCGCAGCCCGATCGCCGCCGCGCTTTCCACCTGCTCAGCGAATCGAGAAGGCGTGCGTGCCCGTGATGCGGTGCGTGTCGGCGCCGACGATCACCCAATCGATCCGGTAGCTGCCGGCCGGTATCGGCTTGGCGCTGGTCAGCACCAGCCCTTTGCCGTCGCGCGACACCGCGCTGGTGACGCCTTGCATCGGCATGTCGGGATGGTTGGCCATGCCCGGCATCCCGGTCATCACCAGCGTTGCACTGGAGAGCCTAGGGGTCAGCCGCTCGCTGAAGATCAGCGTCACCGTCCGCGTCGGGGAGACGGTGGCATTGGCGGCAGGCGTCGCTGCGACGAGCCTAGGATGCGCCAGTGCCGGGCTAGCGACGGCCACGCCCAGCGCGGCCATGACGAGAGCGAAATTACGGAAGCGCATAATTGTCTCCTTGCTTGGCATGCCCAGTTAAAGCGGCAGGACAGCATTGCCGAATATTATCGCAAAACTGATGACGAACAGTTCAAAGACCTGCCATCAGCCGCCCGAAAGATTAGCAGCGCCCCGGTCTTGGGCAAAGACCGAGGCGCTGCGTGGCCGGGCTGTCTTGTTCTTCCCGGCCTTGCCGCCGTCCTGGGGGCTGGACGGCTAATATGGGTCTAAGCTTCATGTTATTCTCTAGGTGATCTGGCTGCGGCCAGAGGGGCTGAGATCAGGCGGCGCGGGCATCAGCTACGGGCGGGCGGTCTAATGCATTTGCGAGTGATCGACGTTCGCCTCCGAGCCCGAACCGGAAGCCGGCTCGCTGAGTTGCGATTGAGTCCAGCTAAGGCAGCCAGCGGCCAGAAGCGCGCCGGCGATGAAAATCAGGCTGAGCTTGTTCATGGCCGGCGCCTTCCGTTCGTCCTTAAATTGCCGTTGCTTCATAGCCATCGGCAGCGAGGGCCTGCGTGATGGCGTCCCTGCTCGCCGTGGTCGTCACAGTGATCTTGCGAGCAACCGTATCCGCCTCAACCTTCGCGCTTGGATCGACTGTGGCGACGGCCTGAGTGACGTGTTTCACGCAGCCGCCGCAGGTCATCTTCTCAATGTGAAACTGCATCGGACACTCCTTTAATTTCTTTTGCAAAGCAGGAGATGCGGCTTCCCAGCGTTGGAAGGTCAAGAACATTTTTGCGGAAATTTCACGGCTTGACCTTCCAACGATGGCAACCCCTAGGGCGGAGCCCGTCCAATTGCGAGGCGTCGCACCGCCCGAGTTAAAAACTAGACGGAGTTCCAATATGTCAGATGCCTATTATGATCTCGGTGAATATCGCCGAAACGTTACGACGTCCTCATCTGATGCCCAGATATGGTTCGACCGGGGATTATTGTGGACATACTGCTTCAACCCCGAGGAAGCTGTGCGTTGCTTCGAGAAAGCTGTCGAATTTGATCCGCAATGTGCGATGGCGCATTGGGGCGTGGCATTCGCTTGGGGTCCGAACTACAACAAGGCGTGGCGGATGTTTGATCTCGCCGATATGGAGATAGCGATCGGCATTGCCAGCGCGGCTCTGGAGAGGGCGCGTGAGTCGTCGTTGAACGCTTCGCCGTTCGAGCGCGATCTGATCGAAGCTCTCATCGCGCGCTATCCCAGGGCGGCCACGCAAGACCCGGAGGAGTTCCACGGGCGAAACCTTGCCTATGCCCACGCGATGCGGGCATTCTATCAAAAATACTCGGACGATATGGATGCGGCAGCGCTTTTTGCTGACGCGCTCATGTGTGTGAGCCCGCGAGCGCTATGGGATCTGGATACTGGAGAACCCGTCGGCTACGGCACGGTTGAAGCCCGCAAGGTGCTCGAAGATGCGCTGGATCAACCCGGCGCCCATAAGCATCCCGTCCTCAACCACCTCTATATCCACCTGATGGAAATGTCGCCCTACCCGGAGGTGGCCTTGCGGGCCGCCGACGACTTGCGAAGAATAGGCCGCGACGGCTCCCACCTGGCACATATGTCGACGCATATCGACAATGCCTGCGGTGACTGGCGCAAGGTCATCGATTCCAATCTCGATGCGGCCGCTGCGGACGACAGATACTTTGCGCGTGAGAAAGCTGGTGCTTGGTACACTTATTATCGCGCGCACAATCTAATGGTCGGGACATATGGTGCGATGATGGCCGGTCGGTTCCGAGAGGCCATGGATATGGCGCAACGGGTGAATCAGGTCGTTACGCCGGAGTTTCTCCGGACCTCAGTGCCGCCGATGGTCAATTTTTGCGAAAGCGCCTGCGTAATGGTGCCGCATGTCCTCATCCGGTTCGGTCGCTGGAATGACATCATAGAACTCGGGCTTCCCGAGGACCAGAAGCTATGCTGCTCAACAACAGCGATGATCCATTATGCTCGTGGTATCGCTTTCTCCGCGCTGCGTCGTATTCCGGAAGCCGAAGCAGCCCGCGAACAGTTCATCGCTGCGGCGGCCCACGTGCCGGAAACGCGCTTGAATAACCTTCCGGTAAGTCAGGTGGAGGTTCAGAAGGTCGCTGCGAAGATGCTCGATGGCGAACTGGAATATCGCAAGGGCAATATCGAAGAGGCGTTCGACCTGCTCCGTCAGGCCATCGCGCTGGAAGACGCCCTTCCTTACTGTGACCCGCCGGCCTGGCTCCAGCCTGTTCGCCACGCTTATTGCGCGCTCATGATCGAGCAGGGACGGTTGGAAGAAGCTGTCGTCGAGTACCGCATCGATCTTGGCCTGACCCGTAAGCTCGGGCGCCGGCGCATCCGGCCTAACAACGTCTGGAGCCTGCACGGCCTTCACGAATGTCTCACGCTGCTTGGAAGGCACGACGAGGCCAACGAGATTGAACTCCAGCGTAACATAGCCGTGGCTTCTGCCGACGTTAGGATCGAGGCGTCATGCTTCTGCCGGCTGAGCGCCTACGAAGACAGCGAGCAATGCTGCTGAGACGCAGCGAAAAGGCCGAAGCCGATGCAAGCGGGAGCGGCCATGACCGCTCCCGCTACGACAGCGGCCGGCGATCGTCGGCCCGCGGCAATAGCCCCCTAGAGGCCGCTTTCTCGATTACGCTAGTCGTGCTGCTTGCGGCGAGTTGGCTGCTTGCGGGCCATCTTGTCACCCGTGTTTCCCCCATGCTTGTCGCCGCCGGAAGAACCGGGGGCAGCTTCGTCGTGCTTACTCTTGTAGCTCTGCTGTATCGGCGCTCCCGTAGGGACATGCGCTTTGCCGCAAGCCGGGTCCGAAGCGTCGTCCTTCTCGGCTTCCTGGGCTTTTTCGCCTATTATGCTGGAACGATGATCGGGACCGGGTTCATAGGAGCCTCACGCGTGGGGCTGATTACGTCCCTGTTACCCAGCATAACTTTTGCGATCGGGGTTATCGCATTTGGCGAACCTTCCACGCTCAGCAAGATAGTCGGCACGCTACTCGCCGTGTCAGGCGCGATCGGATATGTGCTTGCTGAGGGCGAGGTGCCCTCAGGCGGTTCGAGCCCCGGTGGTGCGACCATGCTTGGGGGGGGATGCTCGGGTTCGGCGGCACTTTTGCCTATGCGCTATATGGCTATATCTACCAGAAGCGCTTGTCCGATCTTTCCTCACTCGGCGTGCTTCCTGCCATCACGGGTGTTGGCACGGTCATGCTTATGCTCGCGGTAATTCTCTTTGTTCCGTTAGACGGCATCGCAGTGATGGATCTGGTTGGAATCGCCGCCCTCGGAACGGTCCTGACCGCTCCGGTTTTCCTCCTGCTGCACGAACTCATACTGCGTAAAGGGCCGCTGTTTACCGCAGCCCTGTCGCTGGCGGTTCCATTTTCGGTTCGTATCGGGGAGTGGATGTTGGGCTGGGCAAGTGCGCCCAATCCTCTCGTACTATTTCTGCTCTTGATCTGCGCAATCGGCGTGGGACTGACAATAAGGGGCGGCCAGCGGGTTGCAGAACGCCCTTCTGCCTAGCCTATTGCGCATTCTAAGCTACCACGTGCTGCACCTCACCGAAGTTGAGCTTGACCACTAACCGACCAGCCCCACCTGCATTGAGGTGCCGATCAGCGATCTTGTTCTCGACGTCTGAGGCGACGCAATCACGCTCGCGCGAAAACCCTCCCATTTACTGGAAGGTTTGTCATTTCGCCCTTGACCTTCCCACGATGGGAAGCCTCACTTTCATGAAAACTCCTATCGTGACCTGTGAGGTATCGCGCAATGATAGCCGCCAAAATCCGAGAAAATCCGGTTAATCTCGCCGATTCGACGATCATTCTGCCAATAGAGGGCATGACCTGCGCCTCGTGTGTGGGACGCGTCGAACGATCGCTGGGCAAGGTTGAGGGTGTCCGCTCCGTGAGCGTGAACCTAGCGACCGAGCGCGCCGATATTCACACAAGCGGCAACATCGATCGGACGGCGCTGGTGCAGGCCGTCGAGGATGCCGGCTACAGCGTGCCGTTGGGAGCCATCGAACTGGCGGTGGAGGGGATGACCTGCGCATCCTGTGTCGGCCGTGTTGAACGGGCTCTCAAGGCTGTGCCCGGCGTCACCGAAGCTACCGTCAACCTGGCAACCGAGCGTGCGAGTGTGCGTGGTGCAGCCGACATTGAGTCGCTCGTCGCCGCCATAGCGGAGGCCGGCTATACCGCCCATCCGATTGAGGCAAGCACGTCGAATGACGACGAGGCGAGCGAGCGCAAGGACGCCGAGCGCCGCGAATTGAAGCGTGATCTCGTTCTAGCGACTGTGCTCGCGCTGCCAGTGTTTCTGCTGGAAATGGGCAGCCACGTCGTTCCCGGCGTCCATGAGTTGATCGGCCGGACGATCGGAATGCAGGCAAGCTGGTATATCCAGTTCGTCTTGACGACGCTGGTGCTCGCATTCCCCGGCATCCGCTTTTATCAGAAGGGTATTCCTGCGCTGCGCCGTCTTGCGCCGGACATGAACTCGCTCGTCTCGGTCGGGACGCTTGCTGCTTACGCCTATTCACTCGTCGCCACCTTCGCGCCCGGCCTGCTGCCGGCGGGGACGGTGAACGTCTATTACGAGGCGGCCGCGGTTATTGTCGCACTGATCCTGCTCGGCCGCTATCTGGAAGCCCGTGCCAAAGGCCGCACGTCCGAAGCGATCAAACGGCTCGTGGGACTTCAGGCCAAGACCGCCCGGGTTCGCCGTGGCGGCGCGTTGGCCGAGGTATCCATCGATGAGGTTGTAACGGGCGATATCATTGAGGTGCGCCCCGGCGAGCGCATTCCCGTCGATGGCGAGGTTATCGAAGGCGAGAGCTATGTC
The Novosphingobium sp. EMRT-2 genome window above contains:
- the copD gene encoding copper homeostasis membrane protein CopD is translated as MESAAAIGLRFVLYADLLILFGVAAWPFHARPAAQLAPRRGVVIALALVGLVVSAAALWMTVAAMTGAGLLDLDRGTLSFVLRETPIGTASAVRAVALLLVATLVLMGRGRLVVVVSAAVAVATLAWSGHAAATEGTAGTLHRAADIAHLLAAGVWLGALVILAACVFRPLRRERERAMAVAALGGFARTGSVVVATMIASGAVNLVSILGIAGLPAMPQTTYGRLLLAKLALFGAMLGLAAINRWRLTPALAAAGSDAGAWPAERRIRLSIMLETTAAILILVLVAWLGTLDPGEFLR
- the copC gene encoding copper homeostasis periplasmic binding protein CopC, which codes for MRFRNFALVMAALGVAVASPALAHPRLVAATPAANATVSPTRTVTLIFSERLTPRLSSATLVMTGMPGMANHPDMPMQGVTSAVSRDGKGLVLTSAKPIPAGSYRIDWVIVGADTHRITGTHAFSIR
- a CDS encoding tetratricopeptide repeat protein is translated as MSDAYYDLGEYRRNVTTSSSDAQIWFDRGLLWTYCFNPEEAVRCFEKAVEFDPQCAMAHWGVAFAWGPNYNKAWRMFDLADMEIAIGIASAALERARESSLNASPFERDLIEALIARYPRAATQDPEEFHGRNLAYAHAMRAFYQKYSDDMDAAALFADALMCVSPRALWDLDTGEPVGYGTVEARKVLEDALDQPGAHKHPVLNHLYIHLMEMSPYPEVALRAADDLRRIGRDGSHLAHMSTHIDNACGDWRKVIDSNLDAAAADDRYFAREKAGAWYTYYRAHNLMVGTYGAMMAGRFREAMDMAQRVNQVVTPEFLRTSVPPMVNFCESACVMVPHVLIRFGRWNDIIELGLPEDQKLCCSTTAMIHYARGIAFSALRRIPEAEAAREQFIAAAAHVPETRLNNLPVSQVEVQKVAAKMLDGELEYRKGNIEEAFDLLRQAIALEDALPYCDPPAWLQPVRHAYCALMIEQGRLEEAVVEYRIDLGLTRKLGRRRIRPNNVWSLHGLHECLTLLGRHDEANEIELQRNIAVASADVRIEASCFCRLSAYEDSEQCC
- a CDS encoding heavy-metal-associated domain-containing protein, producing the protein MFLTFQRWEAASPALQKKLKECPMQFHIEKMTCGGCVKHVTQAVATVDPSAKVEADTVARKITVTTTASRDAITQALAADGYEATAI
- a CDS encoding copper resistance system multicopper oxidase → MDLVIDRRALLRGTAAIGSTAALTAWLPAWAQSVSPGIIRPLPTVSGENIHLRIAEQMMTIDGRESHAIAINGTVPAPLIRLREGQTVRLHVENALDEDSSIHWHGLILPFHMDGVPGVSFPGIKPRSTFIYEFPVIQSGTYWYHSHSGLQEQLGHYGPIVIDPRGEDPIASDREHVIVLSDHSPMHPHTIFTKLKQQGGYFNYQKQTLAGLLSGRDQSLADRLAWGAMRMDPTDVSDVTGSTYTYLVNGHGPRDNWTGLFNPGERVRLRFVNASAMTTFNVRIPGLKLTVVQADGLPVRPVTVDEFQMAVAETYDVIVQPTDDRAYTLIGETVDRSGMARATLAPREGMAAEVPPLRQRPLADMKDMGMGGMDHSAMPVMDHGATDQAAPAGDPACPPEHAAMGHCTPAAAGGGMDHGAMGHGAGGMNHSMRDLSVAPEVKDTPTVQTISPMPVDRTGEPGQGLRDVGHKVLVYRDLMAVDRNPDVRAPDRSMRIHLTGNMERYMWAFDGVKLNEVKAPIPFLKDERVRITLVNDTMMGHPIHLHGHFFELVTGHGDHAPRKHTVQVQPGGTVTFDFTADAVGDWAFHCHLLYHMHAGMMQVITVRPREGDAA
- a CDS encoding copper resistance protein B, translated to MNGFALLTASSALAIAAPATAQHMDHSPAQGQVVAPSAPPSADPSCPPEHAAMGHCAPTKGSAAPAGHDMSQMGGAVPAAAASDPSCPPEHAAMGHCTPKPAAPADRSQDMDVLAPSGTALPAGNAPAPAPVPATYADRIWGADAMAPVRSGLMREHGGMSYSQVMLNIAEAQFRNGRDGYRWGGEAWFGGDINRLTIKSEGEGIFREGVESAEVQALYSRAIGPYFNFQAGVRQDFQPKPRRTYATVGFEGLAPYWFEVEGAVFLSDKGDVLGRLEGYYDQRITQRLILQPRVELNLSAQDMPAERIGSGLVDAEAGLRLRYELKREFAPYVGVSWERKFGDTARFARADGEDTGGFSFVAGVRVWF